A single Fimbriimonadia bacterium DNA region contains:
- the nrfH gene encoding cytochrome c nitrite reductase small subunit: protein MLKLFDEVLAAGLPKPLRLLSLGAVAVFIGMAIYVARISEAASYLSDDPRACVNCHIMNPQYASWRHSSHARVTNCNDCHVPHTSVLAKYYFKMKDGFRHSLLFTLRKERQVIHAIPESKAVIQQNCIRCHARTLDAVGAPIHSDFTRQCTECHRDVPHGREHSLSSTPNASVPSPGPIMPPWVRGDQKTGGSR from the coding sequence ATGCTCAAGCTCTTCGATGAGGTTCTGGCTGCAGGGCTACCGAAACCGCTGAGGCTGCTAAGTCTCGGCGCGGTCGCCGTCTTCATCGGTATGGCCATCTACGTTGCGCGAATCTCGGAGGCCGCGTCCTATCTCTCCGACGACCCTCGGGCTTGTGTCAACTGCCACATCATGAACCCGCAATACGCGTCCTGGCGACACTCGAGCCATGCCCGCGTCACGAATTGTAACGATTGCCACGTTCCGCACACCAGCGTGCTCGCCAAGTACTACTTCAAGATGAAGGATGGGTTCCGCCACAGCCTGCTGTTCACGCTCAGGAAGGAGCGGCAGGTGATCCATGCGATACCCGAGTCCAAAGCCGTTATCCAGCAGAACTGCATCCGTTGCCATGCGCGCACGCTCGATGCAGTCGGCGCGCCCATTCACAGTGACTTCACGCGCCAGTGCACGGAGTGCCATCGAGACGTCCCCCACGGACGAGAGCACAGCCTTTCGTCCACGCCGAACGCAAGCGTTCCCAGCCCCGGGCCTATCATGCCCCCGTGGGTTCGCGGAGACCAGAAGACCGGAGGTTCGAGATAG
- a CDS encoding PEP-CTERM sorting domain-containing protein, with translation MRIIIALSALAVCSAAFSQTAATVSGELQQWRIGNGAPTPGPLTLYDNTDPSSFSGYYFPGDPVNFWGVCDDVHMTSGGLINGFEFVYYDPVGNTALTQVEWAVFEMSTYDTGPVGAYVSGGILTGLPGDGLWQVQVDLTGGGEFVASADLWFCMAFAGAYSDSPEAGWVIYDPPVVGSSHDLFLNFSDQALYNFNGAPVASFGLRMYAVPEPGALAAIGTGLVGLLALRRRK, from the coding sequence ATGCGCATCATCATCGCGCTGTCCGCGCTGGCAGTCTGTAGCGCGGCTTTCTCTCAGACCGCAGCCACCGTATCGGGTGAGCTGCAGCAGTGGCGAATCGGCAACGGGGCTCCGACACCCGGCCCGCTGACCCTGTACGACAACACCGATCCCTCGAGCTTCTCGGGGTACTACTTCCCCGGCGACCCCGTGAACTTCTGGGGCGTCTGCGACGACGTGCACATGACCAGTGGTGGTCTCATCAACGGGTTCGAGTTCGTGTATTACGATCCGGTCGGCAACACGGCTCTGACCCAGGTCGAGTGGGCTGTCTTCGAAATGTCCACGTATGATACCGGTCCGGTCGGTGCGTACGTCAGTGGCGGTATTCTCACGGGTCTTCCCGGCGATGGCCTGTGGCAAGTGCAGGTTGACCTGACGGGCGGCGGCGAATTTGTCGCATCGGCCGACCTCTGGTTCTGCATGGCGTTCGCAGGCGCCTACTCGGACAGCCCGGAAGCCGGGTGGGTTATTTATGATCCACCGGTAGTCGGCAGCAGCCACGACCTGTTCCTCAACTTCAGTGATCAGGCCTTGTACAACTTCAATGGGGCTCCCGTCGCGAGCTTCGGCCTCCGCATGTACGCGGTTCCTGAGCCGGGCGCACTCGCCGCTATCGGCACCGGTCTGGTTGGCCTGCTGGCCCTCCGCCGCCGAAAGTAA
- a CDS encoding DNA polymerase — translation MDEHTLLFGADGTERVVAVDALNKEAKLFIRTPLGVRSEQREWSPWMFAEEEHPLRGARWSEVAAPEKGVWLRKLAWFDSLSDLHAAREAMQERGVPFLAPGSRVRQFLTATGITLFKGMGYTELHRLQLDIETTSLDPREHGAKLLMVALCDNRGYEEVIAGDERTIIRRLSQEVQRLDPDVIEGHNLLAFDLPYLYERANAVEESLVLGREEQTLTKLGYARSRSWRWSQWDVYGRHLVDTMHAIQRFDVGRGELDSYGLKQAAAALGIAEENRIILDRTEMQRLAEQEPERVREYALQDVRETRSLADLVCATDFYQTQMVPESYQAVAEMGMGEKINALMHRAYLAAGHGIPLPKPPGAVPGGYTEVRRTGVLRPVVKGDVQSLYPSIMDRFEIAPSSDVLGVFLPMLRELTRRRIEAKARMRETEGQERTYWDGLQSSFKVLINSFYGYLGANVHFNDPQAAAQVTTRGQAIVRRAAEETERLGGKVIEVDTDGIYFVPPPEVAGSLDAEEAFVARVGEALPEGIHLVHDGSFRAMLSLKVKNYALQREDGRLVFHGASLRSRADEPFGRDFLSRGVALLLEGDRAGLTALYKDTARAILQGELPIEALARRERVTEKTFHSSAKRRAKQAAEGIQAKVGDYVRVYEAQGGVLKPLSAYSNDENREYYVDKLYKFACRLEPALGEDLPSVFPHPSALKASYGNQPSLFEF, via the coding sequence ATGGACGAACACACACTGCTTTTCGGAGCCGATGGGACCGAGCGCGTGGTCGCTGTGGACGCTCTCAACAAGGAGGCGAAGCTGTTTATCCGCACTCCGCTGGGAGTGCGAAGCGAGCAGCGCGAGTGGTCGCCTTGGATGTTCGCAGAAGAAGAGCACCCTTTGAGGGGGGCGCGCTGGTCGGAGGTCGCCGCTCCGGAGAAGGGAGTTTGGCTGAGGAAGCTGGCATGGTTCGACAGCTTGAGTGACCTGCATGCGGCACGCGAGGCCATGCAAGAAAGGGGCGTACCGTTCCTTGCACCCGGCTCACGTGTGCGGCAGTTCCTCACCGCAACGGGTATCACGCTGTTCAAGGGGATGGGCTACACCGAGTTGCATCGCCTTCAGCTCGACATCGAGACGACCTCGCTCGATCCGAGAGAGCACGGCGCGAAGCTGTTGATGGTAGCACTGTGTGACAACCGGGGCTACGAAGAAGTCATTGCCGGCGACGAGCGCACTATCATTCGCCGCCTGAGCCAGGAGGTCCAGCGGCTCGACCCGGATGTGATCGAGGGGCACAACTTGCTGGCGTTCGATCTGCCCTATCTCTACGAACGAGCGAACGCCGTCGAGGAGTCGCTGGTGCTCGGACGGGAGGAGCAAACGCTAACCAAACTCGGCTACGCGCGGTCGCGCTCGTGGCGATGGAGCCAGTGGGATGTGTACGGGAGGCACCTCGTAGACACCATGCACGCCATCCAACGCTTCGACGTAGGCCGAGGCGAGTTGGACAGCTATGGCTTGAAGCAGGCGGCCGCGGCTCTGGGCATCGCCGAAGAGAACCGTATCATCCTGGACCGCACGGAGATGCAGCGGCTGGCCGAACAGGAACCGGAAAGAGTCCGCGAGTACGCACTGCAGGATGTGCGCGAGACCCGATCGCTGGCCGACCTGGTATGTGCGACCGACTTCTATCAGACGCAGATGGTGCCCGAGTCGTACCAAGCGGTTGCCGAGATGGGAATGGGGGAGAAGATCAACGCCCTGATGCATCGCGCGTACCTCGCCGCAGGCCACGGCATCCCGCTGCCGAAGCCCCCGGGCGCCGTCCCCGGCGGCTACACCGAAGTACGACGAACGGGCGTGCTGAGACCCGTGGTCAAGGGGGACGTGCAGAGCCTGTATCCCAGCATCATGGACCGTTTCGAGATCGCACCGAGTAGCGACGTGCTAGGTGTATTCCTGCCGATGTTGCGGGAACTGACGCGAAGGCGCATCGAAGCGAAGGCCCGCATGCGTGAGACGGAAGGGCAGGAACGCACCTACTGGGACGGGCTGCAGAGTTCGTTCAAAGTGCTGATCAACTCTTTCTATGGCTATCTGGGGGCCAACGTACACTTCAACGACCCGCAGGCTGCTGCGCAGGTGACCACCCGCGGTCAGGCCATTGTGCGGCGCGCCGCCGAGGAGACCGAGCGGCTGGGCGGGAAGGTGATCGAGGTAGACACGGACGGCATCTACTTCGTGCCACCACCGGAGGTTGCGGGATCGTTGGACGCGGAGGAAGCATTCGTTGCTCGGGTGGGGGAAGCGCTGCCCGAGGGCATTCACCTGGTGCACGACGGAAGCTTTCGTGCGATGCTCTCGCTGAAGGTGAAGAACTACGCCTTGCAGAGGGAAGACGGTCGGCTCGTGTTTCACGGCGCGTCGCTGCGCAGTAGGGCAGACGAGCCCTTCGGCCGTGACTTCCTCAGTCGGGGAGTGGCACTGTTACTAGAAGGGGATCGTGCGGGGCTCACTGCGCTGTACAAGGACACCGCACGGGCCATTCTGCAAGGCGAGCTGCCTATCGAGGCTTTGGCGCGGCGGGAGCGGGTGACCGAAAAGACCTTCCACAGCAGCGCCAAGCGCCGAGCGAAGCAAGCGGCGGAAGGCATTCAGGCCAAAGTGGGTGACTACGTGCGGGTGTACGAGGCGCAAGGTGGTGTGCTCAAGCCCCTATCCGCCTACTCGAATGACGAGAACCGCGAGTACTACGTGGACAAGCTGTACAAGTTCGCTTGCCGGCTGGAACCCGCATTGGGCGAGGACCTACCCTCCGTGTTCCCACATCCATCGGCGCTCAAGGCGTCCTACGGCAACCAGCCGTCTCTCTTCGAGTTCTGA
- a CDS encoding aspartate ammonia-lyase yields the protein MEYRIEKDSLGEVRVPAHAYWGAQTQRAVENFPISGLTAHPRMVEAFVMIKKAAALAHKKLGLLPADSADAIVRAADEVLGGALRDHFVVDVYQAGAGTSFNMNTNEVLANRANEILGGGRGDYKPVHPNDHVNMAQSTNDSYPTAMRVATRVLLGELMPALDEFGLALREKGKQFDHILKSGRTHLQDAVPIRLGQEFKAYAATVGKCERLLMHAAGEMEELGIGGSAAGTGLNTHREYRFLVVDHLREWTSIPFRPAEDMCEAMQSNLPMGALAGALRNLALEVTRIANDFRLLCSGPLTGFAEIILPPVQPGSSIMPGKVNPSMAENLNMICFQVLGLCTTIDYAVQAGQLELNVMMPVMAWNAQFGLTIMRTGLQAFTERCVKGIVADEARCRHYAETSPSLATALNPIIGYQAAAEVVKTALKEKKTIPAVVLEKGLLDEETLRRVLDPLKMTEPGIPGNE from the coding sequence ATGGAGTATCGCATCGAGAAGGACAGCCTGGGCGAGGTGCGCGTCCCAGCTCACGCCTATTGGGGCGCGCAGACGCAGCGAGCGGTCGAGAACTTCCCTATCAGTGGCCTGACGGCCCACCCGCGCATGGTGGAAGCCTTCGTCATGATCAAGAAAGCAGCGGCGCTGGCGCACAAGAAGCTGGGTCTGCTGCCGGCGGACTCCGCAGATGCGATCGTAAGGGCTGCCGACGAAGTTCTGGGCGGGGCGTTGCGCGACCACTTCGTGGTGGACGTCTACCAGGCCGGGGCCGGCACCAGTTTCAACATGAACACGAACGAGGTGCTTGCCAACCGCGCGAACGAGATACTGGGTGGCGGCCGCGGTGACTACAAGCCGGTGCACCCCAACGATCACGTAAACATGGCGCAGAGCACCAACGACAGCTATCCGACGGCCATGCGCGTGGCCACCCGGGTGCTGCTCGGCGAGCTGATGCCCGCACTGGACGAGTTCGGCTTGGCTCTGCGAGAGAAGGGCAAGCAGTTCGACCACATCCTGAAATCCGGGCGCACCCACCTCCAGGATGCGGTGCCCATCCGGCTGGGTCAGGAGTTCAAGGCGTACGCGGCGACCGTTGGCAAGTGCGAACGCTTGTTGATGCACGCGGCGGGCGAGATGGAGGAGCTAGGGATCGGAGGAAGCGCGGCAGGGACCGGCCTCAACACCCATCGGGAATATCGCTTCCTCGTCGTGGACCACCTGCGCGAGTGGACTTCTATCCCGTTCCGACCCGCGGAGGACATGTGCGAGGCGATGCAGAGCAACCTGCCGATGGGGGCGCTGGCCGGGGCCCTACGCAATCTGGCATTGGAAGTGACGCGTATCGCGAACGACTTCCGGCTTCTCTGCTCGGGCCCGCTCACCGGTTTTGCGGAGATCATTCTCCCGCCCGTTCAGCCGGGTAGTTCCATCATGCCCGGGAAAGTGAACCCGAGCATGGCAGAAAACCTGAACATGATCTGCTTCCAGGTGCTGGGCCTGTGTACGACGATTGACTATGCAGTACAGGCGGGGCAATTGGAACTGAACGTTATGATGCCGGTAATGGCCTGGAACGCGCAGTTCGGTCTGACCATCATGCGCACGGGCCTTCAGGCATTCACGGAGCGGTGCGTAAAGGGAATCGTTGCGGACGAAGCGCGGTGTCGGCACTATGCAGAGACTTCGCCCTCGCTGGCCACAGCGTTGAACCCGATCATCGGCTATCAGGCTGCCGCCGAGGTCGTGAAGACCGCGCTGAAAGAGAAGAAGACTATTCCCGCGGTGGTACTGGAGAAGGGCCTGCTCGATGAGGAGACGCTGCGGCGCGTGCTAGACCCGCTGAAGATGACCGAGCCGGGGATTCCCGGGAACGAGTGA
- a CDS encoding 4Fe-4S dicluster domain-containing protein, with amino-acid sequence MSNVSAVAGAKLAEKFLENVYATHGGERVRKCLQCGNCTASCPTSKLMDYSPRQVFAALRAGVLDKVLESNTIWMCASCYNCQVRCPVQIKITDVMYELKRLATEHGLVHGPHTAPVLTNIFIDLVNQDGRNSEGVLGRQYYLKGKGISKALAEFPFALKMMRKGRLNLFKRERIKDPGKLARALAKIGGN; translated from the coding sequence ATGAGCAACGTTTCTGCCGTTGCGGGCGCAAAGCTCGCCGAGAAGTTCTTGGAGAACGTATACGCAACGCACGGGGGTGAGCGTGTGCGAAAGTGCCTTCAGTGCGGCAACTGCACGGCATCCTGCCCCACAAGCAAGCTGATGGACTATTCGCCGCGCCAGGTGTTTGCGGCACTCCGCGCCGGAGTGCTGGACAAGGTGCTTGAGAGCAACACCATCTGGATGTGCGCCTCCTGCTACAACTGCCAGGTCCGCTGTCCAGTGCAGATCAAGATTACGGACGTAATGTACGAGCTGAAACGGCTTGCCACGGAGCACGGCCTGGTGCACGGGCCACACACCGCCCCGGTGCTAACGAACATCTTCATAGACTTGGTCAACCAAGACGGTCGAAACTCGGAGGGGGTTCTCGGACGCCAGTACTACCTGAAGGGCAAGGGCATCTCCAAGGCGCTCGCGGAGTTTCCTTTCGCCCTCAAGATGATGCGAAAGGGCAGGCTGAACCTGTTCAAACGAGAGCGCATCAAGGATCCAGGCAAGTTGGCCCGAGCACTCGCCAAGATCGGAGGCAACTAG
- a CDS encoding CoB--CoM heterodisulfide reductase iron-sulfur subunit B family protein: protein MNEGEYTWYPGCSLLGNAKSYDTTTRQVFELLGLSLKELDDWNCCGTAAYSGMPLKRAIALSGRNLALAGNIGKDMATACPACYKVLLTAQNYMSENKLLKEEVCAVLREAGVEYTNGVPVRHILDILVNDVGEQKIKAAVKNPLKDLQVACYYGCQIVRPYALFDDREDPQTMDRLLKWCGATSVPFSLKTRCCGAMLMSTETDVAVELSYQILETARRAGADCVATACPLCLMNLDGYQDRMPQVRGRMHMPVVYFTQLLAYAFGIPVNKLELERNLEPVDDLIAKLEGGAVNV from the coding sequence GTGAACGAAGGCGAGTACACCTGGTATCCCGGCTGTTCCCTGCTCGGCAACGCGAAGTCGTACGACACCACCACGCGTCAGGTCTTCGAGTTGCTCGGACTGTCGCTAAAGGAACTCGATGACTGGAACTGCTGCGGTACCGCGGCCTATTCGGGCATGCCGCTGAAGCGTGCGATTGCGCTATCCGGCCGCAATCTGGCCCTGGCCGGCAACATCGGCAAGGACATGGCAACTGCGTGCCCCGCTTGCTACAAGGTTCTGCTCACTGCTCAGAACTACATGAGTGAGAACAAGCTGCTCAAGGAAGAAGTCTGTGCGGTTCTCCGGGAGGCGGGTGTCGAGTATACGAATGGAGTACCAGTGCGCCACATCCTCGACATCTTGGTGAACGACGTAGGAGAGCAGAAGATCAAGGCCGCTGTCAAGAACCCTCTCAAGGATCTGCAGGTCGCCTGCTACTACGGCTGCCAGATTGTTCGCCCTTATGCTCTGTTCGACGACCGCGAGGACCCGCAGACAATGGATCGGTTGTTGAAGTGGTGTGGGGCGACATCGGTTCCCTTCTCGCTAAAGACACGGTGTTGTGGCGCGATGTTGATGTCCACGGAGACGGACGTCGCGGTCGAACTAAGCTACCAGATCCTAGAGACCGCTCGTCGAGCCGGCGCCGACTGTGTGGCAACGGCATGCCCGCTGTGCCTGATGAACCTGGACGGATACCAGGATAGGATGCCGCAGGTTCGCGGACGGATGCACATGCCCGTCGTTTACTTCACACAACTGCTTGCCTACGCCTTCGGAATACCTGTCAACAAGCTCGAACTAGAGAGGAACTTGGAGCCGGTGGATGACCTCATCGCCAAGCTCGAGGGAGGAGCGGTCAATGTCTGA
- a CDS encoding CoB--CoM heterodisulfide reductase iron-sulfur subunit A family protein, protein MSETNGSPEIKKDEPRIGVYVCHCGTNIAGYLDVNKVAEGAGALPNVVVSRDYKYMCSSMGQELIENDIKEFGLNRVVVSACSPTLHEKTFRAACSRAGMNQYQFQMANIREHCSWVTKDYAKATEKAMRIVSAATHRVARNRALEERKVTIKPATLVIGGGIAGIEAALTIANAGKKVYLLEREPSIGGRMAYFDKTFPTLDCAACILTPKMSEAANHPNIELLAYCELEELSGYLGNFKAKIRKKARYIDEDLCVGCGNCWEVCPQWRSSEAVKKRKAGVKVFHHEATISPMGSCYIPTLQAVPKLPVIEKDTCIHFKTGKCNKCLEACTLGAVNFDQQDTYRDIEVGTIIVATGTKVFDAARVKELGWGRLPNVITSQEFEILCNASGPTGGQILMENGEPPKSVAILHCVGSRDENYNVHCSRVCCMYSLKIAHLVREKLDADVFEFYIDMRTPGKGFEEFYHRVMDEGVIMIRGRGAAVSDVPFTPEEEGKLMVEAEDTLLGMRRRVPVDMVILAVGLEPQEDAMDLGRMLGVSCGMSGFFIERHPKLAPAMTMAEGIFLAGTCQGPKDIPDSVAQAGAAAGQALALMDQGEVSVEGFFAEVAEDACSGCRTCVPLCPYRAIDFITDKNVARVNPALCQACGTCVAACPSSAITGQGYSDDQLVAELDGALLPLSDLFEEPEPVGAPGGGV, encoded by the coding sequence ATGTCTGAAACCAATGGCAGTCCCGAAATCAAGAAAGACGAACCCAGGATTGGCGTGTATGTGTGCCACTGTGGCACCAACATCGCCGGCTATCTGGATGTGAACAAGGTCGCGGAGGGTGCCGGGGCGCTCCCGAACGTAGTGGTGTCCCGCGACTATAAGTACATGTGCTCTTCGATGGGTCAGGAGCTGATCGAAAACGACATCAAGGAGTTCGGGCTGAACCGCGTAGTGGTTTCGGCCTGCTCGCCCACGCTTCACGAGAAGACCTTTCGAGCGGCGTGCTCGCGCGCAGGCATGAACCAGTATCAGTTCCAGATGGCTAACATTCGCGAGCACTGCTCGTGGGTAACGAAGGATTACGCTAAGGCCACTGAGAAGGCGATGCGCATCGTCTCCGCCGCGACGCATCGAGTGGCACGTAACCGCGCGCTGGAGGAGCGCAAGGTGACGATCAAGCCGGCCACGCTGGTCATCGGAGGCGGCATCGCCGGCATCGAGGCTGCTCTTACGATCGCGAACGCGGGCAAGAAGGTATATCTGCTCGAGCGCGAACCCTCGATCGGCGGAAGGATGGCCTACTTCGACAAGACCTTCCCTACTCTGGACTGCGCCGCGTGCATCCTCACTCCCAAAATGAGTGAAGCGGCAAACCATCCGAACATCGAGCTGCTGGCGTATTGCGAACTCGAGGAGTTGTCGGGCTACCTCGGCAACTTCAAGGCAAAGATTCGCAAGAAGGCGCGCTACATTGACGAAGATCTCTGCGTAGGGTGCGGCAACTGCTGGGAGGTGTGCCCTCAGTGGCGCTCCAGCGAGGCGGTCAAGAAGCGCAAGGCAGGGGTGAAGGTTTTCCACCATGAAGCGACCATCAGCCCGATGGGTTCCTGCTACATTCCCACACTGCAGGCAGTGCCGAAGCTACCCGTCATCGAGAAGGACACCTGCATTCACTTCAAAACAGGCAAGTGCAACAAGTGTCTGGAGGCTTGCACCTTAGGTGCGGTCAACTTCGACCAGCAGGACACCTACCGCGACATCGAGGTCGGTACGATCATCGTTGCCACTGGCACCAAGGTGTTCGATGCTGCGCGCGTAAAGGAACTCGGCTGGGGTCGGCTGCCTAACGTAATCACCAGCCAAGAGTTCGAGATCCTGTGCAACGCGAGCGGGCCGACTGGCGGACAGATCCTGATGGAGAACGGCGAGCCACCGAAGTCGGTGGCAATCCTGCACTGCGTCGGCAGCCGCGACGAAAACTACAACGTCCACTGCTCCCGAGTATGCTGCATGTACTCGTTGAAGATCGCACACTTGGTGCGAGAAAAGCTCGATGCCGACGTATTCGAGTTCTACATTGATATGCGTACACCGGGCAAGGGCTTCGAGGAGTTCTATCACCGTGTTATGGACGAAGGCGTGATTATGATCCGCGGGCGCGGTGCGGCTGTGTCCGACGTGCCATTCACTCCCGAGGAAGAAGGAAAACTAATGGTGGAGGCGGAAGACACGCTCCTCGGCATGCGACGTAGGGTGCCGGTGGACATGGTCATCCTTGCGGTCGGACTGGAGCCTCAGGAAGATGCGATGGACCTCGGCCGAATGCTAGGCGTATCGTGCGGGATGTCTGGGTTCTTTATCGAACGCCACCCGAAGCTTGCCCCGGCTATGACGATGGCCGAAGGCATCTTCCTCGCCGGAACCTGCCAGGGGCCGAAGGACATCCCGGATAGCGTCGCACAAGCAGGGGCCGCAGCAGGCCAAGCTCTCGCCCTGATGGATCAAGGCGAGGTCTCGGTAGAAGGCTTCTTCGCAGAGGTTGCAGAGGATGCATGCTCTGGCTGCCGGACCTGTGTACCGCTGTGTCCCTACCGAGCAATTGATTTCATCACGGACAAGAACGTAGCCCGAGTGAACCCTGCCCTGTGCCAAGCGTGTGGTACGTGTGTTGCGGCATGTCCATCCAGCGCGATTACCGGTCAGGGGTACTCGGACGATCAGTTAGTTGCCGAGTTGGACGGAGCGTTGTTGCCGCTCTCGGATCTGTTCGAAGAGCCGGAGCCCGTCGGCGCTCCAGGAGGAGGTGTGTAG
- a CDS encoding hydrogenase iron-sulfur subunit, with the protein MSQEYEPKIIGFLCRWCSYMGADLAGTMRAKYVPNVIPIKVMCSGRVDPEFVLQAIKKGADGVLVAGCHPGDCHYIEGNYKTLRRMTLLSQAIKSFGIDPRRVRLEWVSAAEGDVFVKTINEFTQTIKELGPLERLSNGIVREPAAAGVAR; encoded by the coding sequence GTGAGCCAGGAATACGAGCCCAAGATCATCGGCTTCCTGTGCCGGTGGTGCAGTTACATGGGTGCCGACCTTGCGGGCACGATGCGCGCGAAGTACGTTCCGAACGTGATACCTATCAAGGTGATGTGCAGTGGACGGGTAGACCCGGAGTTCGTGCTGCAGGCCATCAAGAAGGGTGCGGACGGCGTGCTCGTAGCAGGTTGCCATCCAGGCGACTGCCACTACATCGAAGGGAACTACAAGACTCTGCGACGTATGACGTTGCTGTCACAGGCGATCAAGTCGTTCGGGATCGATCCTCGGCGGGTACGGCTCGAATGGGTCTCGGCGGCAGAAGGCGACGTGTTCGTAAAGACGATCAACGAGTTCACTCAGACCATCAAGGAACTAGGTCCGCTGGAGCGGCTGTCGAACGGCATCGTCCGTGAGCCGGCTGCCGCTGGAGTTGCGAGGTAG
- a CDS encoding oxidoreductase encodes MAKPKVAFYWAASCGGCEIAVLEIHEKLLDVAAQVEIVFWPVAIDAKYKDVEAMEDKSIDVTFFNGAIRSSENEHIAKLLRQKSKIMIAFGSCASEGCIPGLANFYTKDALMDRVFKETPSTTNEEGILPGPETQVAEGKLTLPVLWDHVWPLEDVVDVDYFIPGCSPAPVTVAKAFETILSGNLPPKGSVLGASEVALCEECPRERHDKKVKKFYRPHEIVDDGKTCLMEQGIICAGLATRGGCGHLCINANMPCRGCYGPPPRVKDQGAALLAAIASAVDSNDEEEIKQIMSEIPDIAGLCWRFSLAKCSLVNKPVAAAAQ; translated from the coding sequence ATGGCGAAACCGAAAGTTGCGTTTTACTGGGCTGCGAGCTGCGGCGGATGTGAGATCGCGGTCCTAGAGATCCACGAGAAGCTGCTCGACGTAGCCGCGCAGGTCGAAATCGTCTTCTGGCCCGTGGCGATCGATGCCAAGTACAAGGACGTGGAGGCGATGGAGGACAAGTCCATTGACGTGACGTTCTTCAACGGCGCGATACGGTCCAGCGAGAACGAGCACATTGCGAAGCTCCTTCGGCAGAAGAGCAAGATAATGATAGCGTTCGGCTCGTGTGCCAGCGAGGGATGCATCCCCGGTCTTGCCAACTTCTACACCAAGGACGCGCTGATGGACCGCGTGTTCAAGGAAACACCGTCCACTACCAACGAAGAGGGTATCCTGCCGGGTCCCGAGACACAGGTGGCCGAGGGAAAGCTGACACTACCAGTGCTCTGGGACCACGTGTGGCCGCTGGAAGATGTTGTTGACGTGGATTACTTCATCCCAGGCTGCTCGCCCGCTCCCGTCACCGTTGCCAAGGCATTCGAGACCATTCTCTCCGGCAACCTACCACCTAAGGGGTCGGTGCTAGGAGCGAGCGAGGTCGCCCTGTGCGAGGAGTGTCCGCGTGAGCGACATGACAAAAAGGTCAAGAAGTTCTACCGCCCCCACGAGATCGTAGACGATGGCAAGACCTGCCTCATGGAGCAGGGCATTATCTGTGCGGGGCTGGCTACGCGAGGGGGCTGCGGCCACCTCTGCATCAACGCGAACATGCCCTGCCGCGGATGCTACGGGCCACCACCACGAGTGAAGGATCAGGGTGCGGCCCTGCTGGCAGCAATCGCCTCTGCAGTGGACTCCAACGATGAGGAAGAGATCAAGCAGATCATGAGCGAGATCCCCGACATTGCGGGGCTGTGCTGGCGGTTCTCGCTGGCCAAGTGCTCACTGGTGAACAAGCCGGTCGCGGCGGCGGCCCAGTAG